From the Gadus chalcogrammus isolate NIFS_2021 chromosome 18, NIFS_Gcha_1.0, whole genome shotgun sequence genome, the window tatatcaattgTTATTTAATGAAAGACCATTGAAGGTGAACATTGGCGAAAACCAAACCAAATCTGTAACGACatttttgcaaaaataaatatcatGTAAATATTCTACTGGTATCAGATTTAATGAAATGTCTATATTCTGAAAATGTTTGATTAAGATGTGGTATGGATTTGCCTTTTAGATTAATGTAACATCGCTCAAGGTTTTGAGTGATGTAAAATGGCAACCTGCTGTGTCGCAGGGTCTAAAGGTCCTCAGTGCGGGAGTGATTCCAGTATCATGGCTTATTACTGTATCTGGGATGTTTGTTGTGCGGCAGGttgtgttgccatggcgatggtAACCGGAGATCAATATTGGATAGATTCTTGCTCTAGGTTTTGCAAATTACAGCTGATGATAATTAGTAAATAGCATCAACATTGTTAAAGATAAGTACGCCATTGTTATTATGGTAACAGTTCTAATGCATATATTCATAAAAACTATTCCCAATGACTTTTGTACCTTCGCTTTGAAATGGTTTTACATGGATTGTTACACTGCTGACATCTGCTGGCCAATAACAGAATTGTTCTGGTaaatcattttttattcaaaaagTTAACAGTTTAGTCACATCGATCTCATCTTATTGTCAAAAAACACTTAATTTGTAGAATACATAAAAGCAAAGTTGGCAAAATTGACATTAGCAGCGGTTTCAAACCATCTGTTAGAAGGCGAATGAATCCCAGCAGATTTAAACATTAAGACATCCAAGCCATGACGAATTTGAATCAGGAACGAGAGCTCCTCATACAGCAACATTTAAGACACTTTTTACAGTTACGAACAGCTACTTTTGATACCAAAGGAAGAAATCCTTCACAGAGATAGTGGCATTACTTACGGTTACTATGTGACTTATTATCAGACTTTGCTCTTCTGAGTCGTTCAAAGGGGCACAATCATATCAAGACAGTTCTTCAAATAAGTTAGGTTGATTTTACAATTAGTGGGAACTTTTGCCTCACAGTTTAAAACAAATACCTATCTTCTTACAGAATGCTGACCTCAAGTTACCGATAACACTTGATGATGCTAACAGGCTACCCCAAATGAATCTGTGTTTTGACTCAAGTCCACTGAGGATCTGTTTTAAACCAACAGCACGGTTCTACTCAGAGGTCCCACGGGCTCTCTCCGCGGTCGCCTGCCCTTGCAGAGAGTCTCCCCTCAGGGGGACAGCCGCTGGTACACCCAGCCGCCCTCGGCCTGGTGCTGAAAGCCCTCCGTGGAGAACTCTCCGTTGAGGGGTTTTGTGAAGACGATGCGGTCGTGGAGCCGGTTGGTCTGACCCTGCCAGAACTCAATCATGCTGGGCTTCACCATGTAGCCGCCCCTGTTGGGGAAACACAGCAACCGCAACACTGTAGGTCAATATCAATGGAGATACAATTATAAGAAATACATAGATAGAAATATTGACAGTAAATACTAATAGATAGAGATCTCTGAAcctcaaaacattttttaagAACTGCCAATAtaatgattttttatttattgatataaaTGTACAAAATTTACTCTTTGTACATTTATATTAATTAGGGAGGGAAACTTACCAATAATCTGGCATTGGCACCTCTGTGTCTTTAAACCTTTCTTCTAGTTCAGCATTTTTCTGTCTGAGGAACTGCAAGACAAGACAATTAATACAGGTTTTCCTTTAAAccgaacaacacacaaccccatTCTTGGCTATCCTATTCAGCCATTCCAGGGATTTAGACACCAGGTGTATGAATGCAGACTCGGGGCGCGTACGTCTCTGTTGGGGACCGGGGTGCTCTGCCTGCTAACGACCGCTCCGATCTGGCTGCTCTTCGGTCGGGAGTGGAAGTAGTCACAAGAGCTCTCGAACGGGATGCGCTCTACGGTGCCCTCGATACGAATCTGGCCAGGAGCGAGAAAACAAAATCAGCCATGGGTTACATGGTAATAGGGACACATCAATGTGGGTTCACTGCCCTCAACACACAGATCGTATGGAGTGCTTATCTACTGAGTGTCCTTGATACATTACATCGTTGGGACTGGTCACAGAGGCTATTGATGTTTTAAGTTAAGATACCTGTCTGTTGAGTGGCGCCCAGTAGAAGACCAGGCAGGCATGCGGGTTGCTTTCCTGCAGACAATAGAACAGATTTAATAACATTTGAGGAGGGAATTATTTTCccaaattgtaaaataaaaaaacgtgcTTACCAATTCTCCGCCCTTCCGACTCTCGTAGTTGGAGAAGAAGCGGAAGCCCTCGTCACTGTAGCCTTTCAGCAGCACCATGCGGGCCGACGGCAGGCCATCTctgcagagacaaacagagcttCAGGTCAGTCAGACTCCTGAAGACACACTAAAGTAGGACGTTATGAAAGGTGCTCTTGGGCTCACTTTGTTGCAGTAGCGATGCACATTGCATTTGCCTCCCCAATCTCTGGGCACTTTGTGGCATTGTCGAACCAGTCCCCAAACTGTTTAATGGGGTCCAAGTAGGCAAGTTGACTTTCCTCAAAGcactgaataaaataaaaaataaaaatgtatgaaaTCCATAGGGATGCTCatttacacacaaatgcaagcctgtacacacacacacacacacacacacacacacacacacacacacacacacacacacacacacacacacacacacacacacacacacacacacacacacacacacacacagttatttaACATAGGTCGTGGAAGCAAATATGGCCAGGTTAGGTGTTCAGCTTCGAAGGTTAAATCTGTCCTCGTTCTATTCTGAACGTTCCATTTTAGCCGTAGAGTTCAAGACTCTGCACCGACTCAATTTGTTCTTCGAGGTGACATTGGTGCAAATTTAATAAATTGCTCATACGAGTGCAGATGTGTACAGTCATCTACTTACTTCTTCGTCTCCCTTGTATTTTTTCCTCATGTTACTGAGATCCATGGTTGAATTTGTACACAAAGTCTGACGAGATATCTTCTGACCAAACACTTTCGTGGGCTGTAAATGCTTACCAAACAAGCAAATTCTGCCCAATGCTGATCTTCTGAGTATGCGCGTCATTCTCCAGTCATTCACATTCGCTGCTACGCTTGAAACCTAAACGGATGTTCACGTAACGGTCACGTGACGATGAACAACTCACCGATGACGGCTGCGCGGTCTTGAATGACGCTGTACGTAAAAGATGGCGGCGACCTTGTGTGGAACGTTACTAGCGAAATCAGGTAAATCAGTTAGATTAAAACATTGAATGGCTGTCATTAATCGTTTTCAATGTATTCCTGTTAAACGCCCATGTGTTGATATGCTATATGATGTTGGTCAGACGATTTAAACCCTTTCCGTTCAATGTCCTAGTACTTTCAGCTTCAGCATTGCATTCTGGCATGGTCGTAATTTAATCATAATAAACCCATATTAACGTATCCCTCCAATATAGGTCAAATTATATATAAAGTTGCATTGCCACTCAAAATGCATCATCGACCTGAAAGCAAATCATTCATGTTTTGGGAAGCTGCAGGCCAAACCACTGTCAATATCATGGTTTTCTATCCCTAGTTGTTTCAGACTCAACTGGTTTCTTGGTAATTTTGGTCGCTAATTATTCAAAGCATAATTTAGTATAATTCAATTGCTGACTACCAACTATATTTAGTAAAGAGCTTTAGTGTAATCTCATGCAAACACCCATGCAGCACCACAAACTAGCTTTCATCCCAATGTAAACCTGTTGTTACTATACCCTGTGTTTCTAGGATGGCTGCCACTGACGCAGTGTGGCCGGGTTCGACACATGTCCAAATCAGTGACCCGCCACAAGAGGCCCATGCACATTATAAAACAGAAGCTAATGGCTGTTACAGAATACATTCCTCCTAAACGGCTAGCAGCAGGCGCGTATCCATCCCAAAACAAAAAGGTGGAAGTGGTGAGTAACCAAGCCAGTTGGACTGAGATTAATCATAATTAAGCCTTTTGACGATCTACTGTCTATAATGTCTCTGCCATGGCTGAGAATCAAAACATCCCCTGTGTCAACATTAGTTGTCAGCCTCAAActcataactttttttttacttcagagCTTTGTactatttatctttatttaggTCTGTTATTACCAAGCAATGGTTATACTTTTCAAAAGAGCTACATCTGAGTCTGTGGAACTAGTAGCTCTGCTCTGAATgatttacttactttacttactTACATAACTTACTTTACTTACTAATTTTCTGATAGGCTTTGATTGAAACTTTTAAGGTTTTACATGATTTGAGATTTGAATTTCTCATCACTCCTACCATCAGGAAAGCGGTCTGGTGTTGCTCTTGAAGAAGGAAGTGAAGAAGGTATTCCAGGACTGCAAGATGATTGCGGTGGTCCAGAACAACGCCAGCAACTCTGAGGACATGTTGACCCTGAGGCACCGGCTTCACAAGCACAGCCTCACCGTCAAGTTCTTCCCAAACCAGGTAGAGACCTTCCCCCGCCTCAAGGTTCACTACTGCATATGGTTACTTGGAGAGAAGCACCCATATGGAAGAGGGCAAGCTGGCCAACCGATACCACCAGCTGCATATAACAAGGCATTATTTTAAAGAATATTGCTGATAATCCAATGCCTTGTCAAGCGTGTTGGTCTCTGTGTTGACAGTGGGATCTGCCTATTAACTTGTTGACGTGTCATTTTGTACCCCCTGATTTTGGTTTTGGGTTGGGGTGATTCATGCATGTTCCTTTTTCCTAAAGGTGTCATATtatatcaccaggtgtgagtgtgtttagccCTTACGAACCGTTCTGAAAATCGGTGTCTTCCAAcaccacctagatgtgtgcttgaAAGATCAGTCTccaagcctacccagtggactgaagcaaacgttgctcatctatccagcacactgctaggtggacacgcccaatagtgatgtcagaagacgcAAATTTTTAAAACGTCATGTaactgctaatcacactcacatctggtggtataatatgtctcctttaaaatactgacagaaataaataattgtattctaCAAGCACAAATACCAGATAGAAGGATCAGATTGTTTGGCTCTGTGTCAAATTGACACGGCTGAAATCTCAACAGTATTTGTTGGCTGATCTTCAAACAGTTTATATAGTATTAAAACCTCTGTTCAAAGACACACATGGAGGGTTCCAAAGCTGGTTATGCATGTATTGATCCGTGGTATTCTCAATGTTTCAGGTTATGAGGTCCTTCCTGAAGGACAGCGAGTTCTGCAACATGGCCCCTCTGTTCATTGGGTCAACGGTGCTGATCATCAGTACACAGGGCAAGGTGAAGGAGATGCTGTCCACTCTGAGGGGCAGCCCACAGATGGTGCTGCTGGGTAGGTACCTCAGGCTGGCTGGATGGGcggacgtaaaaaaaaaaatcatcagcCAGTCTTTAGTTCCAGAGCGcaaaaacattcaaagaaaACGTTGTGTATTTCTAGATACAACGGCTTCCGTGCAAGATTTATTCAAATTTGAAGATGAATTCAAGCAAAATGTTCCACTGGAAATATGCAAACTTTTAGTGACCATTGGTGGTACAGTACACAACATCACGTTAGAATTTCATCTTTTGGGTAAGAAACGTAAACAAAAAAGAGAACAATAAAGGATGTGGCTCGCTGTACTTGGCGCTAAACATCATTCCATTGGAATTTACGGTAGACCCAGCAGTGACGCTGTGTTAGTCTGACACCCATGAGGTACTTTGGCCTCCACCGCTAACCCCTCCCTACCCCTCCTCCCGACCCCCAGGCGCCTGCGTGGACGGCACCCTGCTGAGCGCCCAGGGCGTGCAGCACTACTCCAAGCTGCCCTCGGTCAGCGTGGTGCAGGGGGAGCTGGTCAGCGGCCTGACCCTGCTGTCGTCCCGCACGGCCTCCCTGCTCCAGCACCACCCGGCCCGCCTGTCGGCGCTGCTCCAGCAGTACgtcagccagcagggggcgccggCCGCGGAGCCACGCCCCCAGGAGTCAGAGGGAGTGGCGGCGCAGTCCTAGGGGGCTCGTTGGGCCCCGTGGGAACACTGCGGGCCTCCACCGCGCTGTGGAGGTGATCTGGTCCAAGATGGAAGGCTCACCGGGACAGGACTTGTCTAGTGCGTCTTCCGCACAGCACCGTTCTTTTGGGGTTTTATAGACTGCCGGAGGGATTTGTTGTGAAAAATACGCTACTACTACCACTCTTTAAAATGTCTGGAGTGGCTTTATGGCGCTTCAACCCCACTGAAGACATTGGTGTGCACGTCCTCATGAACATTATGGCTTCTTAAATGTTGTTGAAATGTATCTTTTTGGTTTGATTCTcatgtggtgttttatttaatgaCATTAAAACCATGAGCAACACATAACTCCTGTTTTAGTGTTGCACAATAAATACTACAAAATGGGTTCAGCTTGCCCCTTTTGGTGGTTTAGCATATTAATGAATGTAAGCAAAAGAAGAATGGCAAGTTCCTAAACTAGTCCAGCCATACGTTCTACACTGATGTCTGCTTCAGAGACATGGACAAGTTTTTGAACACGCATATTATGTTATGGCAGGGTGTATGTGTGGATGGGCTGAGCCCCGTGGGGCAAGCAGTTGATTTTGATGTCCACGTTAAGCTTCTCGGAGCTTAATACGGAACACTGGTTACCACCACTAGGGGGAGCTAAAGCTACCCTTCCAGGCTCGCTAACGAGTGGTCTGTGGCGTAGTCTCATCCACCTTCTCCCTTCTCTTGTGCTGTTGGCAAAGCTGTTAGCCGAATAAATGTCAGATCATGATCCATTTTATGATCTGACAAACATAAATTATACTCCTATCGATAATCcctatattattattgttgcacTGTATATTGTAGTTGGTAAGGTTAAACCTATAGTTATAAATCTGTCTACATCGGGTGGAGTGGGTGCACTTAAACTTTAACAATATAAACACTAACAATGACTAAGGTGAAATTCAAGAAGAGCACTAAACTATTATTTAGATTGGAACAGAGTCAAATGATTGTCCAGCAGTTACTGAGCCTGCCCCATTTGTTTAGTTTACTACAGGCCATATGGGAAAACAAGTAAAGGGCAgataaaacaacaaaagaaagcAAATATTAAAGtagtgaaaaacaaacaatatgtagattttatttattgtttatttaaacCCTATTTACCCCTTGTGGGTCAACTGTCTATCCATATGTTCTCCAACACATAAGTTaataattgtgttgttttccaTTTCCTTCTGGTCGGTGTTCTCTCATCCCTGTAGTTGGTAGTTTGAGTTCCTATGTTTCTATGTGTTGAGGGACCCCTAGCCCCCAGTAGATTGTGAATACAGagaggtcgttaaggagcaggtagaggttaagGAGTGAATTCAAAGACAGAGGTTCAGCAGCTTGCTCAAGGCAGTTACTGAGCCTGCCCCACTTCTGTTTAGTTTACTACAGGCCATATGGGAAAACAAACAGTGGGCCGATCATACAACGTAAGAAAGCAAATATAAAGGTAATGAAAAacatacaacatgtagattttccacaGTCTATCCATATGTTCTCCAACATAAGTTaataattgtgttgttttccaTTTCCTTCAGGTTGGTATTCTGTCATCCCTGTAGTTGGTACAGGGATGGAAATTCCCATCCCCATCATCTCTCCTAAGCAAAGAACATAGCATGTTGCAGTTAAAAGCCCAATTAAGCATGACGATCTGGAACGGAAAATGCATAGATCAATTAAAACTTGATCAAGTTTCCAGTCAGGGAGACTTCAAGCTCTTCGTCTGTTCTACTGAAGGCACATCATTCAGAAAAAGGTGTGGCTTTAATGTGAGAATTGTTTTAAGCATACATTAACATCAAGCTTTattcaaacataaaaaaaattgaatctCTACTTTATGAGGCCTGTTAGTTCTTCCGCCAACGGGGAGTATGTGTTTGCAGGCCTACTGAAGGGGctgggtcaagggtcaaagggcCGTGGTCAGAACTGACAATAGCCAAATATTCAGGTCACTTTTAGATCAATTTATGGTCACTACAGAAATAACTAATCTGTGAAAATGAATTTACACAAGTGTACATGTGGGTGGGAAGAATACTCTCTTGACTTGGGACATGAAACCTCCAGGGATCTTTGCATCCATTTGAAAGTGACGAAAAGGGGATGTCAGACATCATGTCTGTGTTCTCAGTGCATAACTGTTAGACAGAACCTTTGCAGTTACAGTAGGCCATTCGTATTCCTCTGTTGCTGGCATTGCCTATAAAGTATTGCAGGTTTCTATTTATGGTCAGGCGCCGCGCAAAGACACTCAAATGCAAGGCTTTgaataactaaaaataaactttacttTCTTGTCAACAAGATGCTATGCAATGCAAACCGATTTGGTATAAATGGTGCAGACTCAGTTGCAAACAAAGCAAAACTGAatacttaaatacacacacaacaattaGTCGTTGAACACAACTGTTTACTAACGGTGCCCctaaatgaaaacacaaaaatcATAATCTGTGACATTAGTGAAGACAGGCTGGAGTGTCTGAATAAGAATGATAATCTCACATGATGTTATGATGTTATAATAACTATAACCTGACTGCAGTTTTTGTGCAAGATGTGAATAATCAAATCAATAAAACGCACACATAGCGACCTGAAACTATTCTGATTTCCacgttctgtttctctctgaatGTCTGGCCTCGAGGAGAACATTTTGTGGCCTTGAATATCTGGATGGTCTCTAGAGACCATCAAGCATTTCCTCGCTCTCCTCGATGTACTCTCAGGAGCCCCGAGTGGGACAGGGGGTATTACGACCAAAAGAGGGCGTGCCTCGGTGAAATGTCGCGAGATAGTTGGGAGATTTCACACATTAAGCTCGGGCGGGTGGTGTACGACTCGACAAAGGAAGATGGCTGCACAAGTATTGGATGGTAAGTTGAGATGTGTTGTCTTTGTATATATGTGCCGTGTTCTTTTCAAGGACGAGGCTTCAGCTGAGTAACTGTTTATTCAGATAAGATAGAAAGCACCGTCTGCAAGCGGCTACAGTAGGTATTATGCGGTATTCCAGATGCATCGTGTACCACACGGCCGAGTTGCCCATACGCGCGAACGTGACGTAATCGCTGGCTTGTAGCACTTACAACGTTCCCGTTTGTCTTTCTTGGCATCGCCAAGAGGAAGGGAAGAAAAGTCATTGGgttgtcattgttattgttagctacattggcctctttagcaaaccagctcgaaaaccaaactttacattgtattgcacgcacagcaagaccatgcaatcCATCATTTgctgaccggattaaagcagtaatgtaatcaagtgtgtacaagcatttaaaatcgacattaaaacGACGACGTGGTACAAATAAACACGTTGGTCACCCGTTAACATCTCAttacgggcgcagccatctttgtttgtCGAGTACCTCGCTGAACTCCActaaagggggcgtgcctcggTGTAATTTCGCGAGACAGCTTGGAGATTTCACACTTTGGGATGGTGTACGATTCATCTGGAATGCCGCATAACTATGTGCACAGGGAGATTCACGCCCCCCGTCGTTACCATGGCGAACTCCGACAAACAAACCAGACTAGATAACAAAAACGTATGGGAAAATGTCAGCTGACAGTATATCAAAGCAGGTTTTGGAGAAGTTTTGGGCgaaaaattatttaatttcttcCAGAAGAAAGGGACTACATTACGCTTCGGAGGGGTATATATTCAAAACTTTATGATACATACTGGAGGTGACAAGCTTAAATTCAGTTTGTATTCTGGCCTGCAACACAGTCTGATCCACATAACACACTTTTTCTTGTCCCGTTGCGTCTTGTGTAAAGGGATGAAATATACCCCATTCTGCAGCTTCTTGGGATACCGACTGTCCGTGTTACATTTACCCCAAGCACATCGTTTGACCATTAAATTGATATATTATGCCTCCTCCCTGTTTTCAATGGAGTTGACCGAGTATAGTTGAGGCTGGAATGTCATTGGCTCAGCTGCGTTCTAAGGGCGGGGCTTAGCGACAGGTCAATTGTCCGCCGATCTAGGGTGCGTGTGCGTATTATACATATACCGTGGAATCCGGTGTTGGCAGAGGtgctgcatcccattaggcataccaggcaattgcttggggccccgggccattaccagggggccccctagagccaaaaaaaaaaaaaaaagtcgctccaaacccccccccccccccccccccgtcaacaatcgttccataccccaccccccccccccccgtcaacaatcgcttcataccccccccccccccccgtcaacaatcgctccataccccccccccccccccccccccgtcaacaatcctctgcctagggcccccacactccctagaatcgccTCTGGGTGTGGGTaccagattgactcggctgccagatcgactcggggtcctgcgcttacagatgacgtatcgacacttgacgtatcgacacaagccaacggacaaaacccggaagggttgtttataaaaggggctcaatcatggacataaaaagaaggctcaatccgttttggttttgatttcattgaacgcagcccgttctttcgcacaacaaagccattggaaacacgtcttaaagcactgatgaatgcatatgtaacccagttgctgttagggactcttattctgaaggagaagaacggaagtgtctgcgtgtgggtcgctgttttgactctgtgttgagagcgctggaaataaagtggatcgccccgttcagtgaatggagttaaccgattcttcttttatatataaCCCAAGTATAGGCAATAATAGTTTGTACAttcgattattattcatagtttagaaaacaaaaggagatcgttaataTTTGGGAATTACATGAgaatgaatgaaacgcgcatgcgcatttaaaagacagcgtttacaggaagtgcgtcattattggGCATCAAGGACCCCGAGttgatctggcagccgagtcaatccggTACCCACACCGGCCCTGAAACTGTTGGATCTTTTGTTAATATGAAAGGTGACATGTTTTTGCATTTGCAAGGCTGAGTTATTAAAAAGCATTAAACTGTAGAAATGAGCATCCTTCAACAGTCATTTATCCCTGGGGTCTGCAAGTACGGTGCTGACATGTTTCTTTTTCATGATTCAGATACCGGCGAAGTCGAGCCAACGGCGCCGCTGCCGGTGAATGAGGGTTTCACCAAAGAGCAGACCCTCTTCCTCATCCAACAGATCCGCCTTGAGCTAGGCGGCGAGGGACCCGCGACCGCGACCTCCTTCGATGAGCTCAACCGGCGGCTGAGGTCTGGGAAGAAGTCAAAGAAGGTGTTGTGGGAGGAGATGGCCGCGAAGCTGGCGGGGCAGTTCGGGGAGCACTTCCTGCAAGAAAAGGTGTGTCGCAAGTGGCTGACGCTGACGGAGGGCTATA encodes:
- the LOC130370935 gene encoding pyridoxine-5'-phosphate oxidase-like gives rise to the protein MTRILRRSALGRICLFGKHLQPTKVFGQKISRQTLCTNSTMDLSNMRKKYKGDEECFEESQLAYLDPIKQFGDWFDNATKCPEIGEANAMCIATATKDGLPSARMVLLKGYSDEGFRFFSNYESRKGGELESNPHACLVFYWAPLNRQIRIEGTVERIPFESSCDYFHSRPKSSQIGAVVSRQSTPVPNRDFLRQKNAELEERFKDTEVPMPDYWGGYMVKPSMIEFWQGQTNRLHDRIVFTKPLNGEFSTEGFQHQAEGGWVYQRLSP
- the LOC130370937 gene encoding 39S ribosomal protein L10, mitochondrial-like, with the protein product MAATLCGTLLAKSGWLPLTQCGRVRHMSKSVTRHKRPMHIIKQKLMAVTEYIPPKRLAAGAYPSQNKKVEVESGLVLLLKKEVKKVFQDCKMIAVVQNNASNSEDMLTLRHRLHKHSLTVKFFPNQVMRSFLKDSEFCNMAPLFIGSTVLIISTQGKVKEMLSTLRGSPQMVLLGACVDGTLLSAQGVQHYSKLPSVSVVQGELVSGLTLLSSRTASLLQHHPARLSALLQQYVSQQGAPAAEPRPQESEGVAAQS